One genomic segment of Bradyrhizobium diazoefficiens includes these proteins:
- a CDS encoding glutaredoxin family protein, with product MYASTSSMFRTRPHVGDIVVYGSRWCGITMMVRRHLDRAGVPYHFVDWEAYPEARSQLEWLAGGRIASPTVTIGGQVLVQPSLRELDWALTRAGYR from the coding sequence ATGTATGCGTCCACCTCCTCGATGTTTAGAACGAGGCCACATGTCGGCGACATCGTCGTATATGGCAGCCGCTGGTGCGGAATCACTATGATGGTCCGTCGACATCTCGACCGAGCTGGCGTGCCTTACCACTTCGTGGATTGGGAGGCATATCCGGAAGCGCGAAGCCAGCTTGAATGGTTGGCCGGCGGCCGGATCGCAAGCCCAACCGTCACGATCGGCGGACAAGTGCTCGTCCAGCCTTCGTTGCGCGAACTCGATTGGGCTTTGACCCGCGCCGGTTATCGCTGA
- the trxC gene encoding thioredoxin TrxC, translated as MVDKRRVVCPNCDSINAVPTDRPAEAAKCGRCHAQLFQRRPIDLNATQLQKHLSHSDVPVIVDFWAPWCGPCRAMAPIFAQAAQTLEPRARFVKVNVDENPQAAREYGVQGIPALFAFRAGKVATRHSGVIDSVALRNWVQQLES; from the coding sequence ATGGTCGATAAACGGCGAGTAGTTTGCCCGAACTGCGATAGCATCAATGCCGTTCCGACGGATCGACCGGCAGAAGCTGCCAAGTGCGGCCGCTGCCACGCGCAGCTTTTTCAGAGACGCCCGATCGACCTCAACGCCACCCAGTTGCAGAAGCATCTCAGCCATTCCGACGTGCCAGTCATTGTCGATTTCTGGGCCCCCTGGTGCGGGCCGTGCCGCGCGATGGCACCGATCTTCGCGCAAGCAGCCCAGACCCTGGAACCCAGAGCTCGTTTCGTTAAAGTGAACGTCGACGAAAACCCGCAGGCCGCTCGCGAGTACGGAGTTCAAGGTATTCCCGCGCTCTTCGCTTTTCGTGCAGGCAAAGTAGCCACGCGCCACTCAGGCGTGATCGATAGTGTCGCTCTCCGCAATTGGGTGCAGCAACTCGAGTCCTGA
- a CDS encoding LysR family transcriptional regulator, translated as MDKSEVTLERMRNFVRVAERGNLSAVARELGVGQSTVTRHLRELEDAVGVPLLSRTTRRVTMTEEGARYYGNCVQILRLVDQAGEEARSTRGAAAGTVRISCTAAFGVLHVSRFIFAFQDVYPDILVDFNLTDERIDLVQEGVDIAIRLGPPGDSSMKLKPLGQSRRVLVAAPQYLAARGKPVRPQDLASHEGVRMSNIAGSDLLVLHGRRGARHAIPFGGRLRVDHGLAAREALASGRGIAPAHLWLIEDLLAASKLEVVLPDFSPPSVPLNMLIVPERSGIARVRLLVDYLAARIAQTPGVEKQALTGRKPAGGEGTR; from the coding sequence ATGGATAAGTCGGAAGTCACGCTCGAGCGCATGCGCAACTTCGTTCGAGTTGCCGAGCGGGGCAATCTGTCCGCGGTCGCGCGCGAGCTGGGAGTCGGCCAGTCAACGGTGACGCGGCATTTGCGAGAGCTTGAGGACGCAGTCGGAGTGCCGCTGCTCAGCAGGACCACGCGCCGGGTGACAATGACTGAGGAGGGCGCACGCTACTACGGGAACTGCGTCCAGATCCTCCGCCTTGTCGATCAGGCCGGCGAGGAGGCGCGCAGCACACGGGGCGCGGCAGCGGGTACGGTACGCATCTCGTGCACCGCGGCATTCGGGGTGCTGCACGTCAGCCGCTTCATCTTCGCCTTTCAGGACGTCTATCCAGACATCTTGGTCGATTTCAACCTCACCGACGAGCGAATCGACCTAGTGCAAGAAGGCGTCGATATCGCCATTCGGCTTGGGCCACCTGGTGATAGCTCGATGAAGCTGAAGCCGCTGGGTCAATCCCGACGAGTGCTCGTTGCCGCACCTCAGTATCTCGCCGCACGCGGCAAGCCCGTGCGCCCGCAAGACTTGGCAAGCCATGAAGGTGTAAGGATGTCGAACATCGCGGGAAGCGATCTGCTAGTGCTCCATGGGCGGCGCGGGGCACGACACGCCATTCCGTTCGGTGGACGCTTGCGCGTTGATCATGGACTTGCCGCCCGAGAGGCGCTCGCGTCAGGACGAGGTATAGCGCCCGCACATCTCTGGCTGATTGAGGATCTTCTTGCTGCCAGTAAGCTCGAAGTGGTGCTGCCCGACTTTTCGCCGCCTTCCGTTCCGCTGAACATGCTGATTGTCCCTGAGCGGTCGGGCATCGCCCGTGTACGTTTGCTGGTCGACTACCTCGCGGCGCGGATCGCACAGACGCCCGGAGTAGAAAAGCAGGCACTCACGGGCAGAAAACCGGCTGGAGGCGAAGGAACTAGGTGA
- a CDS encoding NAD(P)H-dependent oxidoreductase, with translation MKVLIVFAHPEPHSLNGALLKVAVTELERLGHEVQVSDLYAQGWKSEVDRADFPSLGEGERLKPAAASKQAFEAGTLTRDVKAEIEKLLWADVLILQFPLWWFSMPAILKGWVDRVFAYGFAYGVGEHSDKRWGDRYGDGTLKGKRAMLVVTAGGWEEHYSPRGVNGPIDDLLFPINHGILYYPGYEVLPPFVVYRVDRLDDAGFEAIAEGLRERMRSLATAEPIPYRRQNGGDYLIPSMQLRAGLEGPGASGFALHLDRAGGRRQDGKPHPLGSSPHHAGSGSPVADDGDFSE, from the coding sequence ATGAAAGTCTTGATTGTCTTCGCCCACCCGGAGCCGCACTCTCTGAACGGCGCGTTGCTTAAGGTCGCCGTCACGGAGCTCGAGAGGCTCGGTCATGAGGTGCAGGTATCGGATCTCTATGCCCAGGGCTGGAAATCGGAGGTCGACCGAGCCGACTTTCCGTCATTGGGCGAAGGTGAACGGCTCAAGCCAGCCGCGGCGTCCAAGCAGGCTTTCGAGGCCGGCACGTTGACCCGCGACGTGAAAGCCGAGATCGAGAAGCTGTTGTGGGCGGATGTCCTGATTCTGCAATTTCCGCTGTGGTGGTTTTCCATGCCGGCGATCCTCAAGGGCTGGGTCGACCGGGTGTTCGCATATGGCTTTGCCTATGGGGTTGGCGAACACAGCGACAAGCGATGGGGCGATCGCTATGGCGATGGAACCTTGAAGGGCAAGCGCGCCATGCTGGTTGTGACCGCCGGCGGCTGGGAGGAGCACTACTCTCCTCGCGGCGTCAACGGCCCCATTGACGACCTGCTCTTCCCCATCAACCACGGCATCCTCTACTATCCCGGCTACGAAGTCCTTCCGCCGTTCGTGGTGTATCGCGTGGACCGGCTGGACGATGCCGGCTTCGAGGCTATTGCTGAAGGCTTGCGAGAAAGGATGCGCAGCCTGGCAACCGCCGAACCTATTCCGTATCGGCGACAAAATGGGGGCGATTACCTGATCCCGAGCATGCAACTCCGCGCTGGGCTTGAGGGGCCGGGGGCCAGCGGATTCGCGCTTCACCTCGATAGAGCAGGTGGCAGGCGGCAAGATGGTAAGCCCCACCCGCTGGGCTCGTCCCCTCATCATGCAGGTAGCGGCAGTCCGGTAGCCGATGATGGCGATTTTTCTGAGTAA
- the rpoH gene encoding RNA polymerase sigma factor RpoH, translated as MSITSALPAIHSETGLSRYLQEIRSFPLLDASEEVMYARRLRDSGDREAAYRLVTSHLRLAAKIALKYRRYGLPIADLISEANVGLMLAVKRFDPEKGFRLATYATWWIKASVQEFVLRSWSLVKLGTTAAQKKLFFNLRKLKRQLGAPDDGELSPEQVKQVSEHLQVKETDVVEMNGRIRGDMTLNIQLSDEEGEQWQDRLADSSPDPETLLAELGERERQKAALSEALSALSPRERTIVEARYMAEEQRTLDDLAATFGISRERIRQIEQRALKRIRAMICARLPDLQTALQ; from the coding sequence ATGTCAATCACGTCAGCCCTCCCTGCGATCCATTCGGAAACTGGGTTGTCCCGGTATCTGCAAGAGATCCGTAGCTTCCCGTTGCTCGATGCATCCGAAGAAGTGATGTATGCGAGGCGTCTTCGGGATTCCGGAGATCGCGAAGCTGCTTACCGTCTAGTGACCAGCCATCTAAGACTTGCTGCCAAGATCGCGTTGAAATATCGGCGCTACGGATTGCCGATCGCCGACCTTATCTCGGAAGCCAACGTCGGGCTGATGCTGGCCGTCAAACGGTTCGACCCTGAGAAAGGATTTCGCCTGGCGACCTATGCCACTTGGTGGATCAAGGCGTCCGTGCAGGAATTCGTCCTGAGATCATGGTCACTGGTTAAGCTCGGCACAACAGCGGCACAAAAAAAGCTCTTCTTCAACCTTCGAAAGTTGAAGAGACAGCTAGGCGCGCCGGACGACGGCGAGCTTTCGCCGGAGCAGGTGAAGCAGGTCTCTGAGCACCTTCAGGTCAAGGAAACCGATGTCGTCGAGATGAACGGGCGGATCCGTGGCGACATGACGCTGAATATTCAGCTCAGTGATGAAGAAGGCGAACAATGGCAGGACCGGCTCGCCGATTCGTCTCCTGATCCTGAAACCTTGCTCGCCGAGCTCGGAGAGCGTGAACGGCAGAAGGCCGCACTCTCGGAAGCGCTGAGTGCGCTTTCCCCGCGAGAACGGACCATCGTCGAAGCCCGCTACATGGCAGAAGAGCAAAGAACGCTTGACGATCTTGCTGCCACTTTCGGGATCTCTCGTGAGCGAATTCGCCAGATCGAGCAGCGTGCCCTGAAACGTATCAGGGCGATGATCTGCGCACGCCTTCCGGACCTTCAGACTGCGCTTCAGTAA
- the groES gene encoding co-chaperone GroES — protein sequence MHFRPLHDRVLVRRLDAEEKTAGGIIIPDTAKEKPQQGEIVATGPGARNEQGQLVQLDVKPGDLVLFAKWSGTEVKIDGEEFLIMKESDLLGVIDKTGTIKKAA from the coding sequence ATGCATTTCCGCCCCTTGCACGATCGCGTGCTCGTGCGTCGTCTCGATGCCGAAGAGAAGACCGCCGGCGGCATCATCATTCCAGACACCGCAAAGGAGAAGCCGCAACAGGGCGAGATAGTCGCCACTGGGCCCGGCGCACGCAACGAACAGGGCCAACTCGTTCAACTCGACGTCAAGCCCGGTGACCTTGTCCTGTTTGCCAAGTGGTCTGGCACCGAGGTCAAGATCGACGGCGAGGAATTCCTGATCATGAAGGAAAGCGACCTTCTGGGTGTCATCGACAAGACAGGCACCATCAAGAAGGCAGCCTAG
- a CDS encoding peroxiredoxin — translation MTTHAGPLDVRPSRIEQLEADFAALAPQLSGGAERQAISLLHGMVQELWRAVGTSNPAQTRPGPTIEDIVELHQHAPAMEGDAVSTPLMVGQPAPEFTLPDANGRTIRLSDFRGRPVVLAFYPLDWSPGCSRQLDVYQHELEEFERRGVELVGISVDSLYSHGAWSAVRGLTFPLLSDFNPKGEVARLYQVWREADGFSERALYVIDADGIIRYAYVSPKLQHVPDIYELFEVLDGLSTRKAA, via the coding sequence ATGACTACGCATGCAGGTCCGCTCGACGTTCGCCCGAGCCGTATAGAACAACTTGAGGCTGATTTTGCCGCTTTAGCGCCGCAGCTTTCGGGTGGCGCTGAAAGGCAGGCGATCTCGCTGCTGCATGGGATGGTGCAGGAGCTCTGGCGCGCGGTGGGCACTTCCAACCCGGCACAAACCAGGCCGGGTCCCACAATTGAGGACATCGTTGAACTCCATCAGCACGCGCCGGCGATGGAGGGGGACGCCGTTAGCACCCCGCTCATGGTGGGGCAGCCAGCGCCCGAATTTACTCTTCCTGATGCTAACGGGCGCACCATTCGCCTGTCCGACTTCCGCGGACGACCGGTTGTGTTGGCCTTCTACCCGCTCGACTGGAGCCCAGGCTGCAGCCGGCAACTGGATGTTTACCAGCACGAGCTTGAGGAATTTGAGCGCCGGGGTGTCGAACTCGTCGGCATTTCGGTGGATAGCCTCTACAGCCACGGCGCCTGGTCCGCAGTTCGAGGGCTGACCTTCCCGCTGCTGTCGGACTTCAATCCGAAGGGCGAGGTCGCCCGGCTCTACCAAGTCTGGCGCGAAGCGGACGGGTTTTCGGAGCGCGCGCTGTATGTGATCGATGCTGACGGCATCATTCGCTACGCATACGTCTCGCCCAAGCTTCAGCATGTCCCGGACATTTACGAGCTGTTCGAAGTCCTCGACGGACTCAGCACTCGGAAGGCAGCTTGA